The Raphanus sativus cultivar WK10039 chromosome 6, ASM80110v3, whole genome shotgun sequence sequence GCTTTTGATGGTGGTTAACATGTCTCAATCTCCCGTTGAGCCGTCGTTATCTAGCGTTGTTGCCGCTACTGAACCAACGAAAGGAGgagtagaagaagaaggtgtTGGTGGTGGTAGCGTCTTACGGAAAGGCGACAATGTTGGAAGCTTAGGAGCTGGTGATGAACCGGAGAAACTTGTTTTAAGTGATGGTGGCGGCGGCGGTAACGGTGGATTTAACaacggtggtggaggaggaggtggaggagaagGTGAcggtggagaagaagaagattacgAAGAGAAAGAGTTTGGACCGCTTTTGAAATTCGAAGAGGTGATGAGAGAGACAGAAGCTAGAGGAGCGACGCTTCCATCTGATATGTTAGAGGCTGCTAAGACCTTTGGCATCCGCAAGTTGATTCTCCTTAGGTACTTGGATTTGCAGGTAAggtctgttttgttttttttttcattatttttatggAGTTACTTAACAGAGGTTTTGAGTTTTTGTGTTTTCTTGGAGTTTAGAGCTCAGCAGGGTTGCTTGGGTTTGCTATAAGGTCATGGTCTTTGCTTCGTAACAGAATGCTTGCTGATCCATCTTTCCTCTTCAAAATAGGGACTGAGGTAAGTGAGCTTTCATTGTACACTCACATTTGCATTGGGGCTCATGTAAGCATTTTGATGTGTTGGTTTCAGATAGTCATTGATTCTTGTTGCGCCACTGTTGCTGAAGTTCAAAAGAGAGGGAAAGATTTCTGGGCAGAGTTTGAGCTCTatgttgctgatcttcttgTTGGAGTTGTGGTTAACGTTGCTCTCGTCGGTATGTTGGCTCCTTTTGTCCGTTTTGGCCAACCCTCGTCTGCGTCTAGTGGCTTCTTAGGACGCATGCTTAATGCTTATAATGCGCTTCCCAGCAGGttaaaaaaacaacatttcttatATATACTTGCTTTAcatatctctctctcatctTGTAACTTTGGTTGCTACTGAGATGTGGGCAGCGTGTTTGAAGCTGAGAGACCAGGATGTAGTTTCTCTGCTCAACAGAGACTTGCTACCTACTTCTACAAGGGTATAATGTATGGTGCTGTTGGGTTTGGATGTGGCATTGTAGGTCAAGGCATTGCTAATCTCATCATGACTGCTAAACggtaacacacacacacacctctTTCCACCAAAAGGGTCACTTAAGTTTCTTATggtcatcatcatctttaatCTCAGGAGCATAAATAAATCAGAAGAAGACATCCCGGTACCACCTCTCATCAAGAGTGCAGCTCTCTGGGGTATATATATCTTTGCCTTTTTTCTACCTTAATTTCACGCTTTCActttattaaaatcattaaatcACCATGACAatggtaaatatatatatcacttgcaggtgtgttcttgagtgtttctTCGAATACTCGTTATCAGATCATCAATGGTTTAGAGAGAGTGGTTGAAGCATCACCTTTCGCCAAGAAAGTGCCTCCTGTGGCTTTGGCGTTTACCGTTGGTGTACGGTTTGCTAATAACATCTACGGTGGGATGCAGTTTGTGGATTGGGCGAGATTGAGCGGTTGTCAGTGATATTAAAAAAAGACCAAAACAAAACTCAGTTTCTTTATGAATATGTATGTCTAATCTTATGAAACCTACTATTGTTGTAGCCCACTCGGTTTTGATTTCCGACATGTTTACAGAACTCGCTAGAGCGGTGGTTGAGCTGTAAAAGTAATGAATAAAATGATTAGA is a genomic window containing:
- the LOC108813713 gene encoding protein RETICULATA, chloroplastic; its protein translation is MAGGCAMNCHFSSAVKLRNDIASLRPRSRDFAFGGSVNKEMKVPVLRIKEQRSRLLMVVNMSQSPVEPSLSSVVAATEPTKGGVEEEGVGGGSVLRKGDNVGSLGAGDEPEKLVLSDGGGGGNGGFNNGGGGGGGGEGDGGEEEDYEEKEFGPLLKFEEVMRETEARGATLPSDMLEAAKTFGIRKLILLRYLDLQSSAGLLGFAIRSWSLLRNRMLADPSFLFKIGTEIVIDSCCATVAEVQKRGKDFWAEFELYVADLLVGVVVNVALVGMLAPFVRFGQPSSASSGFLGRMLNAYNALPSSVFEAERPGCSFSAQQRLATYFYKGIMYGAVGFGCGIVGQGIANLIMTAKRSINKSEEDIPVPPLIKSAALWGVFLSVSSNTRYQIINGLERVVEASPFAKKVPPVALAFTVGVRFANNIYGGMQFVDWARLSGCQ